CCGAGCGCCGCGCAGATAGCATTGGCCCAGTGTTCAGTGGCGTCGCCTGGATGTTGCCAATTAACCCAAGCAGAACGAGATTCCCGTCTCGTCGAAGTAGGCTCAGGTACGGGTTCACGTCGTGGTCGTACGGTACTGTATCGAGTATGATGTCGAACCGGTTGCTTGCCCGTGCGACCGCTGCTTCGTCTGTGGTAATTAGCACATCGTCTGCCCCCAGTCGTCGCCCGTCTGTGGCCTTTCCTGGCGAACGAGAAAGTAGTGTAACGTGTGCCCCCAGGCCTTTAGCAAGCTTGATACCCATATGGCCCAATCCTCCAAGCCCGGCCACTGCAACCTTGGACTTGCTGTTCACTTTCCAATTCCGCAACGGCGACCACATAGTGATTCCAGCGCAAAGAAGTGGTGCCGCAGACTTCACGTCCAACCCGCTGGGCACTCGCAACACAAAACTTTCTCTGACGGTAATCGACTCAGAATATCCTCCATAAAGACGCTTGCCATCTTTGCGGTCATCAGCGTCATAAGTCAGAGTTGGCGCGTTCTCACAATAGTTCTCCAGTCCGTCTTTACACGATCGGCAGTTCCCACATGAATCCACAAGACATCCCACCGCCGCAACATCTCCCAGCTTGTATTTGGTCACCGATGTCCCGACTCGGGCTACCTTCCCCACGATTTCGTGTCCTGGAACAAGTGGGTACTGTGAACCTCCCCAGTGATTCCGGCACTTGTGCAGGTCTGTGTGACAAACTCCGCAATACAGAATCTTTATTTCCACATCGTCATTTCTGAGATTTCTAGGCTCATATGAAAAGGGTCCTAGCTCACCACTGGCAGAGGGAGCTGCGTAAGCGAAAACTGTGGTCATTTTGATTCTGctgttcaaagttttgatgATATGAATTTCTATTTGCGAAGGAATTGATACTCATCGAGCAGTTTAAGTACTGCTGATTTTCTCGCGCTATCAGCAATGATAGTAGACACTCTGGGAGTTGATTACTAATTCTTGTGCAAGCGCTATtatctgaaaaattgtcaaaACTGCCACTTATGCTATACACGAAGAGAGTCTAGTAACTTTGAATTGAATCTTTGTACCAACCACGGAGCAAAAAATTCAGATCCGACGGATTCttaaaattgaaaataaaacaaCTGTTAACACTACTTTCAAGTAACACCAGGCTACAAATTAGCAATGGATTGAATCTTGACTGGTTATTAAGTTTGTTCCTCCAAAAAAACTCTCTTACATTTGTCCGCTTTTCAATAATTTCTCATTGTTAATTAGGAGGTATTTCAAATGTTTTATTGCTTTGTTAAAATCTCTTGAACGCCAGCTCTGCCTCAAACTATAAATTTCGTCAAGTAGCTGTTAACTGAAATTCAGAACCAATCCCAACGCACCTCAAAATTGGTCATAGCCTATTCGGGGAAGTTAGTTGCAGCCGTACCACCCTTCAACAAATCTTTGCACAACAAACATCCTTCCGCTAGTAACTCTAATGAAAGCATATTCGTCACTTGCATTTAGGGTACATCGCGAGCAAGTGATGCTGATGCATAGGTTGTAATCCGGTTAATCGCATGGTTCCTGTATGTCAAAGGGTCACTACCTGGTCACATAAATGTCAGTATTATCACTGCCGTAACATTAAAAGTGGTCCGCTTCTTTAGTCCGATGTGAGAATCGTGCATCAAAGCTTTCACTTGTGTTATAAAAAGCCCTTATTGTTTATTCTCGCTTGGTGTGATTTGATTGTATCTCAACGTTGGTACAGCGTCAATTTGCTAATCAGAATCGGCTGACAATTCTTTGGCAGCATCATGTTTCTACAAATTGATGGTCACCATGCGTATGAAAACACACCATTGCTGTGTAGCCTTTGAGACACCTCCTCGAGTACATTCGCAGCATAATCTTCACAAAGCTTGATCCATCCCGTTGGGTGCATCTTGTGAGCTATGGAACACCCGATCACCGTAGCTGACCCCGCTCACCGCAGAGCACTTGCAGCGCAGGCGAAACTATTAACCTGTTCATGTTCTTGAATGCGGCAATCACGCCAGGTCTCTAACGCTGTAGCTGCCGATGCAGCTACTCCACAAGTCAAAAAAAGCTCCTTTGTACCATATCCCAACGTCGTTGAGGTCAGGAGCAGTCCATATAATGACGCTGATCGCTAGCGATCCAACGTTTCAGGCACTACAGAAGGCTGCAACCAGTAACACGTATATGAATATTGCGAACATCATTTGATAGTGGAAGCAGGAAAATTGACGCGAAGCAATACCTTCTGGACCAATGTT
This is a stretch of genomic DNA from Komagataella phaffii GS115 chromosome 3, complete sequence. It encodes these proteins:
- a CDS encoding NADPH-dependent medium chain alcohol dehydrogenase; translated protein: MTTVFAYAAPSASGELGPFSYEPRNLRNDDVEIKILYCGVCHTDLHKCRNHWGGSQYPLVPGHEIVGKVARVGTSVTKYKLGDVAAVGCLVDSCGNCRSCKDGLENYCENAPTLTYDADDRKDGKRLYGGYSESITVRESFVLRVPSGLDVKSAAPLLCAGITMWSPLRNWKVNSKSKVAVAGLGGLGHMGIKLAKGLGAHVTLLSRSPGKATDGRRLGADDVLITTDEAAVARASNRFDIILDTVPYDHDVNPYLSLLRRDGNLVLLGLIGNIQATPLNTGPMLSARRSVSGSGIGGIQETQELLDFCAAKKILPDVEMIAIQEINDAYERLIKGDVKYRFVIDIESLSKVRG